The Bactrocera neohumeralis isolate Rockhampton unplaced genomic scaffold, APGP_CSIRO_Bneo_wtdbg2-racon-allhic-juicebox.fasta_v2 ctg2199, whole genome shotgun sequence genome includes the window aatatgtaccaaatttctctgtaaatatattttgtcaaatgtgaaagttttccatacaagcatttgactccgatcgttcagtttgtatggcagctaaatgttatagtgtccgatatcggccgttccgacaaatgagcagcttcttgaagagatcATGgcatttgcgaaattttaaaacgatatcttaaaaactgagggctagttcgtatatacacagacagacagacagacggaaattgctaaatcgactcagctcgacatactgatcatttatatatatacttatacacttatagggtctccggcgattccttctgggtgttacaaacttcagggtataaaaaatgcgattgaaaattgagatagtgagggttaccttattctggcgaaaattcaaaagctcaaatgctcactattatcacaaatatctgtgatgtgtgaaagcagccatcataatagaaaacatctgtgtttgtttttgttttaaatcaatatttacatttttttaaaaaattgagaagTGAGTGTTATAATTAGCATGGAGGaactattatttgtatatgcggcaattgttgaggatGAGGAATCGGGCGGTAGGAGGAAAGTGTTAAAGGGTTGgcgagacaaaagcgatccttttagTATGCAGGACACaacatttattaatacatttcgattctcaaaatcgctatgtaaattactaatactatgttcggaccgacattgacaACATTTTggaaacacatttgtatgttgtggaacgtaagttgttcggaccgacaatttgtgttttcgctgagttttcactgacagctcacaaatttatttgtttgtttacatttgagcaACGAGAATGGTAAAGTTTTTTGAAATCcttaatatttgcttataattattACTAAAGATCGTGTTTTTAGAATTCTGAGAAAAGATGTTAATTAGAAAGCATTGGCTTTGAGAAGCAAATAAATATCCTGCTCATTACAATTCCTTCAAGAGAACTATTGGGAATGTCTTACTACTCACTCACCATGCCTTTGGTAAAAAAGATAGCTGAGTTAAAGAAACAACATCTAATTGTATTAGATTTAATAAAGGACCTTGGGATGACGATTAATTCATGTTGGACAAAAGTGTGTATATGTTCCTATtgatgcaaaagttttcaattatatattattaattccaGCAACGTAAGAATCAGTTTTGGGAACACGATTGCACAACGAAACGGATCACTTTTTAAAAGAACTTTCTCGCATGAACCAGAAGTTCTTTGATAAATTATGTGACATCCTCCGCCCGTTACAGAAAATGGATACAAGTACAGAAAAGCTATTCCTATCGAAAGAGTGGCTATAACATTATTTGCTTTAGGGTCATCTGCACAGTATCGTAGTATCGCCAACATGTTCGGTGTAGGAAAATCTACGGTTTGCGAAATTTTACTGGAATTTTGTACCGAAATCTTGAGATTACTGCAGCCATCCTGTTTTAAAATGTTGCCTCTAAACAGAGAAAATATAACCGAATTGGTGACTGGTTTCGAGGTAATTGGATTCCCACAATGCTTAGGAGCAATTggtaatattggttaaaaaatcttaaatttgcgCGAATGTTCTAATAATTGTTTACAGACGGATGCCACATTTAGATTCATCCATCATCTGATGAAGCTgttgattattataattataaaggaTGGTATTCCACCGTTTTAATGGCATTAGTTGATGCTAAGGAAAGTCTAAAacctcaatatatgtacatataagtacatacataagtaatgtttacaatgtaTTTTCAGATACCGTTTTACTTACATAAACGTAGGAAGTCCCGGGCGATGTAATGACTCTCAAATTTATGAGACGTCATCacttaaaaaagaaatggaTAATTGTCCTTTACTAAGCGAAATGTCTAGAGAAATTTCAGGCGTAAATGTgccagtattcattattggggATTCGGCTTTTCGATTTAGCAAACAACTTATGAAACCGTATCCATTTAGCgtaaatcaaaataatggtGAGAAGGTATTCAACTACGCTCTTTCGAAAACACGTAGAGTTGTCGAAAATGCTTTTGGACACCTCAAGGCCCGCTTTCGATGCATCGGAGAAGGAATTGACAACTCTGTACGGAATGCCAACTCCATAATAAAAGCATGTTGCGtccttcacaattttttaaatgataacaACGACACTCTAAACGCTGAATGGTTACGCGCTTTGGAAGAGTTGGAGACTAGACGCCAGAATCCGTGATATTTCATATGCATTGACGACCAATTAATGGAGAAATGATTCGGAcagcactttgtacatattttggtAAGTACATGTGCATATTGTATCATAATATCTACATTTTACACAATTGCATATACATTAAATCAAAGATAAAGTTGTACACaccaaacaaaattcaattttattttccacataaaaactaatacatatcaacgttaaaaatatattattaaacagaaaatacttatattcattaattttttttatttatttagaaaattgaAGTATTCGTTCATTTGTTTCTTTAAGAATCTTTAATGTATTGTTcccatcatttttttttttttatcatttcaaccatttttttgtCAAGTCCTTAATTTCTTTGCTGGTTTCAATGGATTGCTGACTTGCTTTCTCGAGCTGTTTTTCTATTTGTCCAAATTTTTCTAAGATTatgctttgaaaattattccttttttattaATAGCATCACTCGGCTCGGGAGACGGTACTGGTACCGAAGAAGTATCGCTTGGCGACGGCATCGGCGTAGCTGAGGGCGATGGTAGGCAAACCGGTGATGACAATGGCGATGCAGCAACGAATGTAGAAGACGCAGCCGTTTCCACCGAAATTTGGAGTGGTTCGAGTTAGTAGAAcctttttaaaatgtatatatgtatgtaaatataaataatatattgaattacaaaacaaatgttTCTTACTTTGAAAACTTTCCTCCACTAAGCTCTCGGCATTGTAGCTGACGTACGGCAACAGTACGGCTCTCATTTTATCGTAAAGTGGCCACTGCGAGGGAGAACCGCCAGTTGACCCGATTGCTATCTTTTCTTTCCTGTaaaatatgatatatatgtaaaagctctatttttcttaattttatttaattacataccTATATCTTTGTGAAAGATTGtgcattttcgattttatttcactGGCCGTGAAATGTACACCTTGTTGCTGCAACTCCATTGCCATTTCTATGGGCTGTTTTTCTTAGCACCGCGAAAAGCACTTATTTTGTTCTGCCACAATTCAATAAGTAGGGCTTCTGCCCTATCACTCCAAcaacttctttttttatatttttgtttttccattttcgaaaTGTATATCAATTGACAGCTGTAttttatatggaatgtaaacaaatatcaagtgacaatttagggccggcaaaatatgtcttccaaaaaaatcgattaaactagagcaggcatcGATTATAATGAGtagaatgtaagttttcaagaagttttcagcgaaaactgcattttcgtttgacagattttacatggacgaaaacacaagttttcgtgcgaaaaccagtttttcccacgaaacatgttttcgttgtcggtccgaacatagtattataagtgaattggtgccgcataatgtacagaagaagaagaagaagaatggctGTAAACGCCAATCGCTGAACCTTCAAATGTAAGGGAAGTGCgttactataaatatatatgtatatgttagaCCTGgcgttattttattttggaatttttaatacGGGGATTGGTCAAATATGCGATTCGATGTAATAATTCATGTGGTAAATTTTTAGCTCAATCAGAGTGTGCCAACCTGTGCCATAATGAGGTCAAAgttcaaaatatagaaaaatacttggtttttttttactgtttatttattaaagaaaaaataaaatgacgcaatttttccacaatttgcATTTCAATCATTAATATATGTCTCAAGAATATTATAAAAGCGAAGTTTTAGTATATGAAGAGCACTTTTGCCTGTAGTTCTCGACAATATGAAGAAAGTtgtaacgtggcttttaccaccttataataatttacgtcaacttcgctcCACAGTGCATCATAACACCATACTCCAACATACGTACTAACGCACCATAAACAACTTACCTGCCCAAGCATTGCGCAAAAAATAGCAGTAATCGTGGGGGCACCGTTATTAAAACTAACGCGACTAACAGGCGACATGTAAGTGGAGTACAGTTGGGAGTTGATAGCTGGAGGCCAACGAAGACGGTTGGCTATTAATGAAATCTCTCCTACACAGAGAAGcccgttcattttcatcaccgtgccagtcgcagcaagcgtcaacgcctgactcatcaatcccgttatttttcatcaccgtgccagtcgcaacaagcgtcaacgcctgactcatcaattccgttcattttcatcaccgtgccagcttcaacaagcgtcaacgcctgactcatcaattccgttcattttcatcaccgtgccagcctcaacaagcgtcaacgcctggctcatcaatcccgttcgttttcatcaccgtaccagcttcaacaagcgtcaacgcctggcttgCCAATCTCGTTCGTTTTCATCACCACCGTATACAtcacgctggtctggctgtccgcATAAGAGGTGGGGGTGTGGATATAACTTTACGAGGATAAAACTCGTCTCttttttgctaagggttcgtgggtcccaaggctgaccctggagcggctgagcatacctcagctatggacgaaaacCCATTACAAAGTATTGTTTATGTTCTTCGCTATGAGTTAAAGACCGGTTAAAATCTGTTATTAGTGCAGCAGTGATGTTTTTGAGGATTTGAACACCTTTTAAATATTCTGCATTTTCGCGCCAGTTTGAGGGATctaagttgaaaaattttacgTCTATTTCTAATcgtgaaaatacatacatatatttctagtTCTATGCGttacaaaacaatttaaatctTTACTTATGAatgctttcatttcttcaatgCTGCCATGTACATTTTTATGCAGATAAACGCCATTTTCGTCATTGCTTTCAAACTCTTTTTCTAATGCCAGTGCTTCAACCATCTTTCTTTTCACATTTAAGTCCACATTAGAATCGAAAAAGGCGAGACCAACGGCTTCCTCGGACAGATACCATAAgtggtttttctttttatctaATAAGGCTAGAGATATTTTTGGGTCGTAATAACCGGCAATGTTTTTACCAGCTGCAAATCCAAATTTGGTGCTTCGACTGCATTAGTAGTTCGAAACCAATACGGAATATAAAGATGCACCAGGAAAATACACACATTGCGGAATCCATTAAAATGGCTGGAAgacattttaaattgtttttgcaaagcaaacatttttaaggCATATATCGCTTTTGACATAAACCTGGCATGTGACGTCGCGCCAGGTGCACGAAAGGAAAAGTTCGGGATGCTGCCACCTAAGAAAATAAACATGAGTTGCAATAGCTCTTTTTAATCATGGCGAATGTGGtcttttgctatatttttgatGCAAAATTCTTTATTGGCTTCACATTCCTCTGCATTTATAGCACGTCGCACTTCTTCATCCATGATTCCAattgaaaaatcttttaaattgaaagtgttcCATTCCCgccaaaaactttcaaatatgGCAACTTCCGGGCCACaagattttccaaaatatatttcaaacacAGCTCGTAGTATGATTTCTGCAATATGATGCCTGCATGGCAACCACAACAAGCTACGTTTCAATTTTTGTTCCAGCAACATTCCAGCACCGTTACGTTTACCAGTGTTTGTAGCTGTCGTGTCAAAGCATACCATTTCCACCGAATTTATCATATTCATTTTTTCTAAGTAATTATATATGAACTGGGCGATTGCTTCACCAGTTCCACATTCAATAATTGGAATGGAAATTAATTCTTCTATATTAGCTGCCGTTAAAACAATAGCTAGGCGTTCTACTTTTTCGTTTCCAGTCATTGCAGGAAGTAGTTTACCGTCCCAGTGTAACACAAATGTATCAgggatctgaaaaattttcgaactgaGAAGTATTCATAACAAATccaaaattaacttttatacCTTGAAATTCTCACTAATTTCTGTATCATGACGCCGACGATATTCCTTGCGCTGTTTTCTCAAACTTGTACAATTAATAACCAGATCTTCAATATTGTGACCCAAAGCTTTAGCTGTTGCAATAATAAAAGGAATTGCGAGTGGGGATGACATATTGCCAGCATCCATGCAAGCAAGCATTCTATCATCTATGAAGCTTTTTTTAACACGTTTTTTTTCAGCTCGTTGGTGTTTGATACGATCATCAACTGCTCTACAGATTTTTCAGACTCACATTTACTTTCATCACTTACATCATAGTCTACGCTcaactctaaaaaaaaatagttgaaagagaattattaatattatttgtttcagcagaattaaataaataccttGAGTGCTTTCCAATCTTTGATACTTTGCTCTGCGTCGATTTTCTTCTTCTAACCTTTGCGCTTtccgtttttctttatttgcgaGACATTGATCTATAGAAATCATGCTCCCAACACGACCTGGCTCtctttgtttaattaaaaagtctcGGTCCTCAGGAATAGCTATCATTTCTAAAACATCAGCATGTGCAATatcgaataaattgttcaagtTATCATTGAAATCATTTTCCTTTTTACGAGAACTAGGAAACGAAGTTGTACAAAATTTCTGTACTGTTCTCCACCATCATATAATTTCACCAATTTATAGTCACATGTTCTTTTGTTTAAAGTTGGAATACGTGCTCTTTCCCAAAAAGGCAATATTTCCTTCGAAGCCAATTTAGCACTTTccttaattgttttcttttcacaccgcacatagtaaaaaaaaacatttcagcaCTTGTAGTTTTGACGGTAAATTGCTTccaagtatatttttttcacattttcctatCAAATATACGTTTGTGTCAGCAGATCGAAgtgtaacaaaattatttacagcCATCACGATATTGCAGTATAACTTctactatttttaattattttattaaagacCCTTTCTTAACCACAGTCAATTTCGCAatgacaaaatattaaaagctcTATTTGCACGTCTCAGTCTGTCTAATTATCAACATTGGCGTATGTGAACCGTAATGTATGAATTTATCGTTAGGCGGGCCACTGACTACATTATCTGCGCAAATTCGagtaatttgttgttgtgaacTCAGTGAACGCAATTGCACTCAATTCCAACAAAAGTTTTGTGCAGATAATTTGTGTAGTCAGTGGCCCGCCTTAGTTTAATggaatttttactaatttactattttctaatatttataaattttcttatcaTTATTGgacatatagaaaaaattactgTGCAAAATATTGAGGAAAAATGAGGTAACAGTAAAAAAAACcaagtgtttttttatattttgaaatttgacctCATTACGGCACAGGTTTGCACACTCTGATCGAGTTAAAAATTTACCACATGAATTATTACATCGAATCGCATATTTGACCAATCCCCGTACTcaaacttccaaaaaaaaaaatctcatatAAGCTGCGCCAGGTCtaatcttaatatataaaaatcacgtgtcacgttgtttgttttcgatggactcctaaactactgaaccgattttaatgcaatttttaacGCTGTGTGCAGTTTGGTCCAACTTGAAAGATAGGATAGTTTATCACTTTCCTTATAgtcgcattatttatttattgcaaattatttgtttattattagcaaAGAGCTATCCGCCAGTTGGTGGCGCTAACAGCGGTATTGAGTAAGTGCCGTATTTTAcagtagatggcgctacatttctttctaaattttcatggatttacagccctattctcacgccctcacaaaagtcaccaacctcgccacagtgatgtttctcactatagtgagggttaccctattctggcgaaaattcaaaagctcaaatgctcactattatcacaaataactgtgacgtgtgaaagcagccatcataatagaagacatgtgtgtttttttgttttacatcaatatttgacattttttaaaaaatatttgagtgttataactaGCATGTAGGAACAgttctttgtgtatgcggcaattgttgaggaggaggaatcggggagtaggaggaaaattttgaagggtttacgagacaaaagcgatccttttactatgcaacacaacatttatatatttcgattcctaaaatcgctatgtaaagtacttataggtgaattggtgccgcatgatgtgcagaagtcgagtatatcttttgatctgcgtttcctggcgttTGTGTTTTTACGGGCATGGCACTTACAaaaaatgcgttggtaatagttatatgctttgggatcaagggcacaatcggctCAATCGATTGTACCtatattgggattgtttcacctTCAAGCACAGACGCCACTACTCCTCTCTCACTTTTCGTGAACCGGAAAGGATTTTATAAGTTAATGATAAGTTAATTAGAACAGCGTgtgaaatataatatcaaactctgcctaattaaagcaaaaattttagaaagcaTTTTCAAATCTACTGCATgataattgaacaaaattaaataaaatatttcattaggcACCAGAGTTCAATTTTATGGTTTTCTACTATCGCTTATATTGTTTGCAACAATTATTTCcatctgtttttatgaatgcataaacaaatattggatttatttttgatttattggtTACCAgcgatatgcatatgtaaatgatAAGCAATGTACGTAGTAGGTGgatttttctttgcttatttttattaaaacagctgtttgacagcgaAAAGCTTTTACCTCACGGGGTGtcatttttaagcttttttcttatgaggtttgagcaagaatagcctgACAAAATATgcctctcaactcagttgagaggttttttcagaataggctGTTAGGCTgtcataacaaatatatacattaaatgaaaatgcgttGTTTGAAGTTTAAATTTGTAGTTATACGAATCCAAtcaatattctaaatttaagaaaaaatcaaaaatcccATACAATGGtcaaataaatgttatatatgAATTTGGTCAGATTAGAATTTAGGGAAATCGCAGAGTTGATTTTTCTGTATttcctaaatgcaaaaaaataattcatttagttgcatttaggtatagaaTTTGTATggctaatgcccggtttcacagtccatatttaagttgtgcctaaataaaatcttagctaagcattgttgcaaactgagtagtcgtttgcgtttcacagaggaaaattatatcaaaaaatattttttgcaaatgtcattcaaaaaagaaatatttaaattataacagacaatacgtaaatttgcgaggaaaattatatcaaaaattgatgaaaacaacaagagaaccccaaatttcattactagcgagtcggagcacctatgggcactgaaggaaaagtataagctgttattgagtgcaaacgaacggacacttgccctacgctacgaaagatgtcgctgaaaattcaaagcaaattcaaaaaaaaaatcatctgtTATTTAAACATTGCTTAAGTCTCCCATTTTCAGTGCTTAAGCATAacctaagtatgaactgtaaaacactattttcttgttttatgtatatactacatatataaaagaaagttgtgttagttacaccatttataactgaagaacggttcaaccgatttggctgaaaattggtggggaagtaGCTTATAACCAGGGTAAAGACATacgataccttttatctctttatgtcaaaatttaaaacaactcataaatacaaaaattatatttcaaatcataagcatttgttcaaaattcgtGTTTGtaggaatatttaaatatatgcgtataattttaaacagattcttcctcaaaaaataaaattgctaagtatttggaaagtagaaaagaactgcaaccaaatacgcagtgaaatagattataactggctcagtaatcagtcgttgagtatgttataaccacgtgcatcccaaaagactgatgtcataacctttccagccgactttttcgtttttccacgccAGAGGACCGGTTTTATTACATTGTGCAGTCCATTAGAATGACTGTTTCGATTAGACTTCAGcttgggaaatgatggagctatgtttctattgtcacacaccggcgcaaaaactcgattttattacgtttaaagagcacacaaacacttctca containing:
- the LOC126766704 gene encoding uncharacterized protein LOC126766704 isoform X1 encodes the protein MLACMDAGNMSSPLAIPFIIATAKALGHNIEDLVINCTSLRKQRKEYRRRHDTEISENFKIPDTFVLHWDGKLLPAMTGNEKVERLAIVLTAANIEELISIPIIECGTGEAIAQFIYNYLEKMNMINSVEMVCFDTTATNTGKRNGAGMLLEQKLKRSLLWLPCRHHIAEIILRAVFEIYFGKSCGPEVAIFESFWREWNTFNLKDFSIGIMDEEVRRAINAEECEANKEFCIKNIAKDHIRHD
- the LOC126766704 gene encoding uncharacterized protein LOC126766704 isoform X2; the encoded protein is MLACMDAGNMSSPLAIPFIIATAKALGHNIEDLVINCTSLRKQRKEYRRRHDTEISENFKIPDTFVLHWDGKLLPAMTGNEKVERLAIVLTAANIEELISIPIIECGTEKMNMINSVEMVCFDTTATNTGKRNGAGMLLEQKLKRSLLWLPCRHHIAEIILRAVFEIYFGKSCGPEVAIFESFWREWNTFNLKDFSIGIMDEEVRRAINAEECEANKEFCIKNIAKDHIRHD